Proteins encoded within one genomic window of Luteitalea sp.:
- a CDS encoding phosphodiesterase: MRTQVLIIGLDGATFSVLDPLMQSGVMPRLRDFVASGVRAELKSVVPALTPPAWTSLMTGRAPGRHGIFDFFRRDSPTSQHIRFQTSADIGCDTLWTLADRAGLRSTVLNFPMTFPVPRIDGYVVAGGWMPWRQLRLGCHPAGLYDRLAALPGFNPRELAMDMTHEEKALEGCRQEEYRDWIDLHIRRERRWAEVAAHLMRNDATELVAVLFDGVDKLQHLCWRFIDPTLATGATSEWDRNIRDRCLDYFREVDAIIAELLFLAGEEANIVVVSDHGFGSQIRTFFVNAWLQQRGCLAWADDRAPRVDGTQLLGMGRLAKHVYELDWLRTKAYAPMPSGNGIHIVRADRDHPGGVPEDDYEAFRERLIEGLLALEDPSSGEQVVARVWKREDVFDGPYLGLAPDLTLELTDGGLVSILGSEDVVRPRPQPTGTHRPNGVFAARGPRFRQGACVPQLSILNIAPLVLYGLGLPIPSELDEELPFETLREGVLLEHPVSYAAQSEDMQPASVTAGPELGPEAEMEIMKRLRALGYVE, translated from the coding sequence ATGCGAACGCAGGTTCTCATCATTGGGCTGGACGGGGCGACCTTCTCCGTCCTGGATCCGCTCATGCAGAGTGGCGTGATGCCGCGTCTCAGGGACTTCGTGGCGAGCGGCGTTCGCGCCGAGCTCAAATCGGTTGTTCCAGCGCTGACGCCTCCTGCGTGGACCTCGCTGATGACCGGTCGCGCTCCAGGGCGACATGGGATCTTCGACTTCTTTCGCCGGGACTCGCCCACGAGTCAACACATCCGATTTCAAACGTCTGCGGATATTGGCTGCGACACGCTCTGGACCCTCGCCGACCGGGCGGGACTGCGATCCACTGTGCTCAACTTCCCGATGACGTTTCCGGTGCCGCGGATCGACGGGTACGTGGTGGCCGGCGGTTGGATGCCCTGGCGCCAGTTGCGGCTCGGTTGCCACCCGGCCGGTCTCTACGACCGCCTCGCGGCGCTGCCAGGGTTCAACCCGCGCGAGCTCGCCATGGACATGACGCACGAGGAGAAGGCCCTCGAGGGATGTCGGCAGGAGGAGTACCGCGACTGGATCGATCTGCACATTCGTCGCGAGCGCCGTTGGGCCGAGGTGGCGGCGCACCTGATGCGTAACGATGCGACGGAGCTCGTGGCCGTGTTGTTCGACGGCGTCGACAAGCTACAACATCTGTGTTGGCGGTTCATCGATCCAACATTGGCAACTGGCGCCACGTCTGAATGGGACCGCAACATCAGAGATCGCTGCCTCGACTACTTCCGCGAGGTCGACGCCATCATCGCCGAGCTCCTGTTCCTCGCCGGCGAGGAGGCCAACATCGTTGTCGTGTCGGATCACGGGTTTGGGTCGCAGATACGGACGTTCTTCGTCAACGCATGGCTTCAGCAGCGCGGCTGTCTCGCCTGGGCCGACGATCGCGCACCGCGTGTCGACGGTACGCAGCTGCTTGGAATGGGGCGCCTCGCGAAGCACGTCTACGAGCTGGACTGGCTGCGTACGAAGGCCTACGCGCCGATGCCGAGCGGTAACGGCATCCATATCGTTCGGGCAGATCGCGATCATCCCGGCGGCGTACCGGAGGACGACTACGAAGCGTTCCGCGAACGACTAATCGAGGGGCTACTCGCCCTCGAAGATCCCTCGAGCGGCGAGCAGGTGGTCGCCCGGGTGTGGAAGCGAGAGGACGTCTTCGACGGTCCATATCTCGGGCTCGCGCCCGATCTGACGCTAGAGCTGACCGATGGCGGGCTGGTGTCGATTCTCGGCTCCGAGGATGTCGTTCGGCCGCGCCCGCAGCCGACCGGCACGCATCGGCCCAACGGTGTCTTTGCTGCGCGCGGTCCGCGGTTTCGTCAGGGTGCGTGTGTGCCCCAACTGTCGATTTTGAACATCGCACCGCTCGTGCTCTACGGGCTCGGGCTCCCGATTCCGAGCGAGCTGGACGAAGAGCTGCCATTCGAGACACTGAGGGAAGGAGTCTTGTTGGAGCATCCGGTCAGCTACGCGGCCCAATCCGAAGACATGCAGCCTGCGAGCGTGACCGCGGGGCCGGAGCTCGGGCCCGAGGCGGAGATGGAGATCATGAAGCGTCTCAGAGCACTGGGTTATGTGGAATGA
- a CDS encoding SDR family NAD(P)-dependent oxidoreductase: protein MGIEPSPSVLVTGASRGLGLETALQLAARGFRVWAGIRDINAAALVSGAARARGVRVQSIALDVTDPDAIDSAVHRVVAEAGGVDALVNNAGVTAAGYFEDLTDDEIRQVFDVNLFGAMNVTRRVLPLMRAAGRGRLVMMSSVCGRLGSLAVTPYVASKFALEGWSESLAMEVAPFGIRVVLIEPGLIATDLFGRNRGVVPRARDERSPYHQLFRRAEREVDALVDRSRITPADVARTVCQVLTAKRPRLRYIVGTRARALLTLRRHLPGELFETLYGRMVERRMAERPVTVGRV, encoded by the coding sequence ATGGGTATCGAGCCATCTCCCAGCGTGCTGGTGACCGGCGCCTCCCGCGGTCTGGGCCTCGAGACGGCGCTCCAGCTGGCGGCGCGGGGTTTTCGTGTGTGGGCCGGCATCAGGGACATCAACGCCGCGGCGCTGGTCTCGGGTGCGGCGCGAGCACGGGGCGTCCGCGTGCAGAGCATTGCCCTGGACGTCACGGATCCCGACGCGATCGATTCAGCGGTGCACCGCGTGGTTGCTGAAGCGGGCGGCGTTGACGCCCTGGTCAACAACGCCGGTGTCACGGCAGCCGGTTACTTCGAGGATCTGACCGATGATGAGATTCGTCAGGTATTCGACGTGAATCTCTTCGGAGCAATGAACGTCACTCGGCGCGTGTTGCCGCTGATGCGCGCGGCCGGTCGTGGCCGGCTGGTGATGATGAGCTCTGTGTGTGGCCGGCTCGGATCGCTGGCGGTCACGCCCTACGTCGCCAGCAAATTCGCGCTCGAAGGTTGGAGCGAATCGCTGGCCATGGAGGTGGCGCCGTTCGGCATTCGCGTCGTCCTCATCGAGCCGGGCCTGATCGCGACGGACTTGTTTGGCCGAAATCGGGGCGTGGTGCCGCGGGCTCGCGACGAGCGTAGCCCTTATCACCAATTGTTTCGTCGTGCAGAGCGCGAAGTGGATGCGCTCGTCGATCGGTCGAGAATCACGCCGGCCGACGTTGCGCGGACGGTCTGTCAAGTGCTCACTGCCAAGCGACCGCGCCTTCGCTACATCGTCGGAACCCGGGCGCGCGCCCTGCTGACGCTGCGGCGCCATCTGCCGGGCGAGCTGTTCGAGACGCTGTACGGTCGCATGGTTGAGCGCCGCATGGCGGAGAGACCTGTGACCGTCGGGCGCGTGTAG
- a CDS encoding alpha/beta fold hydrolase yields MPKTRVGEIDLHYITVGAGPDVVMLHGLLGNLAVWHLNIVPDLRKDFRITAYDLRGHGYSHVTSRGYSTDDMARDLERLMDVLEIERPFLVGHSFGADIALNFALLAPERVQALVAIDPTLPALVEERKSSDWVGWKYWVEKLQEVGLQVPADKQTDLGYLLNLSVETPKFYGPARGLPRRREPLLHLIRNTTLVEDYEKVETMTRESIAEITTPTLLVSGEKSQFLGTFSFLRDTLPNCTARLMPGGEHFGPLEQPEYLATNMRAFFQRVITGDGQEAVALESGETARLAPARRFA; encoded by the coding sequence ATGCCAAAAACTCGTGTTGGCGAGATCGATCTGCACTACATCACCGTTGGTGCAGGGCCCGATGTGGTCATGCTGCACGGCCTGCTCGGCAATTTGGCCGTGTGGCATCTGAATATCGTGCCAGATCTCAGGAAGGACTTTCGCATCACCGCCTACGATCTCCGGGGCCACGGCTATAGCCACGTGACGTCGAGAGGCTACAGCACGGACGACATGGCGCGCGACCTCGAGCGGCTGATGGACGTGCTGGAGATCGAGCGGCCCTTCCTGGTCGGTCACAGCTTTGGCGCCGACATTGCGCTGAACTTTGCACTGCTCGCTCCAGAACGCGTGCAGGCGCTCGTGGCCATCGACCCGACGTTGCCCGCGCTCGTCGAGGAGCGCAAGTCGAGTGACTGGGTGGGTTGGAAGTACTGGGTGGAGAAGCTCCAAGAGGTGGGCCTTCAGGTGCCGGCAGACAAGCAAACAGACCTGGGTTACCTGCTGAATCTCAGCGTCGAGACGCCGAAGTTCTACGGACCTGCTCGTGGGCTGCCACGACGCAGGGAGCCGCTGCTGCACCTCATACGCAACACCACATTGGTGGAGGACTACGAGAAGGTGGAGACCATGACGCGTGAGAGCATCGCAGAGATCACGACGCCGACATTGCTCGTCTCCGGCGAGAAGTCGCAGTTTCTCGGTACCTTTTCCTTCCTACGTGACACGCTGCCGAACTGTACGGCGAGGCTCATGCCGGGAGGAGAGCATTTCGGTCCGCTGGAACAGCCGGAGTATCTCGCGACGAACATGCGGGCCTTCTTTCAGCGGGTGATTACCGGTGATGGTCAGGAGGCCGTCGCCCTGGAGTCTGGAGAGACGGCTCGCCTCGCGCCTGCGAGACGTTTCGCGTAG
- a CDS encoding acyl carrier protein: MTPTRDAILDHLRQMLSEVASDWDRSEEITDETLLFSQLGFQSLDVVVLGTALQDFYQREMPFAELFADIGQRERRDLSVGELAEFVKGHVAVENA; the protein is encoded by the coding sequence ATGACACCAACGCGAGACGCCATCCTCGACCATCTTCGGCAGATGCTCAGCGAAGTGGCATCGGACTGGGACCGCAGCGAAGAGATCACGGACGAGACGCTGCTGTTTTCGCAGTTGGGCTTCCAGTCACTCGACGTCGTGGTGTTGGGCACGGCGCTCCAGGACTTCTATCAACGCGAGATGCCCTTTGCCGAGCTGTTCGCGGACATTGGACAGCGTGAGAGACGTGACTTGTCGGTCGGTGAGCTGGCCGAGTTCGTGAAGGGGCACGTCGCCGTTGAGAACGCATGA